A region of Streptomyces cinnamoneus DNA encodes the following proteins:
- the pcaG gene encoding protocatechuate 3,4-dioxygenase subunit alpha — protein MSLPPTPAQTIGPFYGTALPFAGGADVAPAGHPEAVTVHGYVHDGEGAPVPDALLEFWQAAPDGSAAGSPGSLRRDGARFTGFARVPTAGDGHYALRTLSPGGAPYLALCLFARGLPRHLFTRVYFRLPDGDPLLAGLPPERRATLLAVPEPGGHRSYRFDVRLRGDADHAETVFLAFPAGS, from the coding sequence ATGTCCCTGCCGCCGACCCCCGCGCAGACCATCGGCCCCTTCTACGGCACCGCCCTGCCCTTCGCCGGCGGCGCCGACGTCGCCCCGGCGGGCCACCCCGAGGCGGTCACCGTCCACGGCTACGTCCACGACGGCGAGGGCGCGCCGGTGCCGGACGCGCTGCTGGAGTTCTGGCAGGCGGCGCCGGACGGTTCGGCCGCCGGGTCGCCGGGCAGCCTGCGCCGCGACGGTGCCCGCTTCACCGGTTTCGCCCGCGTGCCCACCGCCGGGGACGGCCACTACGCGCTGCGCACCCTGTCGCCGGGCGGGGCGCCCTATCTCGCCCTGTGCCTCTTCGCGCGCGGTCTGCCCCGCCACCTGTTCACCCGCGTCTACTTCCGCCTGCCCGACGGCGACCCGCTGCTCGCCGGGCTGCCCCCGGAGCGGCGCGCCACGCTGCTGGCCGTGCCCGAGCCGGGCGGCCACCGTTCGTACCGCTTCGACGTGCGGCTGCGGGGAGACGCGGACCACGCCGAAACGGTGTTCCTCGCCTTTCCCGCCGGCTCGTAA
- the pcaH gene encoding protocatechuate 3,4-dioxygenase subunit beta codes for MAAPEPIREREPERARGRQAPSAAGGAAPPYLGPVERRPRRPPVPLRLAPGAVELSGPVFGPADVGPLDCDLTRQHTGEPLGERITVSGRVLDGWGRPVRGQLVELWQANAAGRYVHRLDRHRAPLDPNFTGTGRCLTDDEGHYRFTTIRPGAYPWAHHRNAWRPSHLHFSLFGTAFTQRLVTQMYFPDDPLLPYDAVWNAIADTTARRRLIAAYDPGLNEPDESLGYRWDIVLDGPDATWAEEGR; via the coding sequence ATGGCAGCGCCTGAACCGATACGGGAACGCGAACCAGAACGGGCACGCGGGCGGCAGGCCCCCTCGGCCGCGGGCGGCGCCGCCCCGCCCTACCTCGGCCCCGTCGAACGCCGGCCGCGGCGACCGCCGGTACCGCTCCGCCTCGCTCCCGGGGCCGTCGAGCTGAGCGGCCCCGTCTTCGGGCCGGCCGACGTCGGCCCGCTGGACTGCGATCTGACGCGGCAGCACACCGGGGAGCCGCTCGGCGAGCGCATCACGGTCAGCGGACGGGTCCTGGACGGGTGGGGCCGGCCCGTGCGCGGCCAGCTCGTGGAGCTGTGGCAGGCCAACGCCGCCGGCCGCTACGTCCACCGGCTCGACCGGCACCGGGCCCCGCTCGACCCCAACTTCACCGGCACCGGCCGGTGCCTGACCGACGACGAGGGCCACTACCGCTTCACCACCATCCGGCCCGGCGCCTACCCCTGGGCCCATCACCGCAACGCCTGGCGCCCCTCCCACCTGCACTTCTCCCTCTTCGGCACGGCCTTCACGCAGCGTCTGGTCACCCAGATGTACTTCCCCGACGACCCGCTCCTGCCGTACGACGCGGTGTGGAACGCGATCGCGGACACCACCGCCCGCCGCCGGCTCATCGCCGCCTACGACCCCGGTCTGAACGAGCCGGACGAGTCCCTGGGCTACCGCTGGGACATCGTCCTGGACGGCCCGGACGCCACCTGGGCCGAGGAGGGCCGGTGA
- a CDS encoding thiolase family protein, with amino-acid sequence MNDRIRDVYIVDAVRTPVGKYGGALAGVRPDDLAAHVVRSLVGRTPELDPARVDDVVLGNANGAGEENRDVARMAVLLAGLPVAVPGATVNRLCASGMEAVVQAYRAVAVGDASVVVAGGVESMSRAPWVLPKAERAFPVGHQQLYSTTLGWRMTNPAMPERWTVSLGEGAELVADKHGIGREAQDAFALASHEKAARAWKDGAFEAEVVPLPGVELPRDECVRDTTSAEALAALKPAFRRSGGTVTAGNSSPLNDGAAALLLCDEEGLRATGREPLARVRASAVTGIEPDLYGLGPVEAVRRVLAKAGRGFGDLTHVELNEAFAAQALGCLAEWPELDPALVNQRGGAIAIGHPLGCSGARLAGSLAHQLAAAGSGTGLATLCVGVGQGQALILER; translated from the coding sequence GCATCCGGGATGTGTACATCGTCGACGCCGTCCGCACCCCGGTCGGGAAGTACGGCGGCGCCCTCGCGGGCGTGCGCCCCGACGACCTCGCGGCGCACGTCGTCCGGTCCCTGGTCGGGCGCACACCGGAGCTGGACCCGGCGCGCGTCGACGACGTCGTGCTGGGCAACGCCAACGGCGCCGGCGAGGAGAACCGCGACGTGGCCCGCATGGCCGTGCTGCTCGCCGGCCTTCCCGTGGCCGTGCCCGGCGCCACCGTCAACCGGCTGTGCGCCTCCGGCATGGAGGCGGTCGTCCAGGCGTACCGCGCCGTCGCCGTCGGGGACGCGTCGGTGGTCGTGGCGGGCGGCGTGGAGTCGATGAGCCGTGCGCCCTGGGTGCTGCCGAAGGCGGAGCGGGCGTTCCCCGTCGGTCACCAGCAGCTGTACTCGACGACGCTGGGCTGGCGGATGACCAATCCGGCCATGCCGGAGCGCTGGACCGTCTCCCTCGGCGAGGGCGCCGAGCTCGTCGCCGACAAGCACGGCATCGGCCGCGAGGCGCAGGACGCCTTCGCGCTCGCCAGCCACGAGAAGGCGGCCCGGGCGTGGAAGGACGGGGCGTTCGAGGCCGAGGTCGTGCCGCTGCCGGGGGTGGAGCTGCCCCGGGACGAGTGCGTTCGCGACACCACCTCGGCGGAGGCGCTCGCCGCGCTGAAGCCCGCGTTCCGGCGGTCCGGGGGCACGGTGACGGCCGGGAACTCCTCGCCCCTGAACGACGGCGCGGCCGCGCTGCTGCTGTGCGACGAGGAGGGGCTGCGGGCCACGGGGCGCGAGCCGCTGGCGCGCGTACGGGCCTCGGCCGTCACCGGCATCGAGCCGGACCTGTACGGCCTCGGCCCGGTCGAGGCGGTGCGGCGGGTCCTGGCGAAGGCCGGCCGGGGCTTCGGCGACCTCACCCACGTGGAGCTCAACGAGGCGTTCGCCGCGCAGGCGCTGGGGTGTCTGGCCGAGTGGCCCGAACTCGACCCCGCCCTCGTCAACCAGCGCGGCGGGGCCATCGCCATCGGCCATCCGCTGGGTTGCTCAGGCGCCCGGCTGGCCGGCTCGCTCGCCCACCAGCTCGCGGCGGCGGGCTCGGGGACGGGCCTGGCGACGCTGTGCGTCGGCGTCGGCCAGGGTCAGGCGCTGATCCTGGAGCGCTGA